A window from Roseburia sp. 499 encodes these proteins:
- a CDS encoding O-antigen ligase family protein produces the protein MTKLKDSIGKASLSMILGMAVILGGGFFDYSVAIVGAIITISLFAMLIKGESFFQRDRRKVFAIPIMIMCISIIVSFWAIDYMDNFMGIMRIGVICLWMWMIRCKSNEDINLVQNIIPVLGCIMVLISVASLFVFNMKLYFWENNRMSGFFQYANTCGLFTAIGLVILVHNWKERKNFILKIMQLVILVAGLLLTGSRSILLVLLIWGIYYAFRRRDVQKPFFITTFLLILAGSSYIILTGNTENIGRIFTIFSSNSTIWGRVLYARDAIFVLFKKFYGLGRMGYYYSQGTFQTGVYHTRFVHNDFLQIALDYGVIALILLLLFIGWQVFYGKQNRNDKEILLLICFSSLVDFHCQYLSIIMIAVLFLDYGECIKVKKKELRENYIILPALLILFVYIGIATGCSKIGNQDFALAMLPDYTYAQEKKMLFFFKQKTAYEIASKVIDKNPYNITAFITRGSFCASQIRIEECIDDLNQMLELDPYNVEYYKQYEQLLQNLILQLNRISSVAEKQEMYEYYMALLQERIDSLPAQLASLQERTSCIAYKIKDKPVFLYK, from the coding sequence ATGACAAAACTAAAAGATTCAATAGGAAAAGCCTCGTTATCAATGATATTAGGAATGGCAGTAATTTTAGGTGGTGGATTTTTTGATTATTCTGTAGCAATTGTAGGAGCAATCATCACAATATCTTTATTTGCAATGCTGATAAAAGGAGAATCGTTTTTTCAGAGAGATAGGCGAAAGGTCTTTGCAATCCCAATTATGATAATGTGCATATCAATAATAGTGAGTTTTTGGGCTATTGATTATATGGATAATTTTATGGGAATTATGCGAATCGGAGTAATATGCCTATGGATGTGGATGATTCGATGCAAGAGTAATGAAGATATAAATCTAGTGCAAAATATAATTCCAGTTTTGGGTTGTATTATGGTTCTTATATCAGTTGCCAGTCTTTTTGTATTCAATATGAAATTATACTTTTGGGAAAATAATCGAATGTCCGGTTTTTTTCAATATGCAAATACATGTGGACTTTTTACAGCAATAGGGCTTGTAATATTGGTTCATAACTGGAAAGAAAGAAAAAATTTCATTTTAAAAATTATGCAATTAGTTATCTTAGTTGCAGGTTTATTATTAACAGGTTCCAGAAGTATATTATTAGTTTTGCTGATATGGGGAATTTATTATGCATTTAGAAGGAGAGACGTTCAAAAACCTTTTTTTATAACAACTTTTCTATTAATCTTAGCAGGGAGTTCCTATATTATTTTAACAGGAAATACAGAAAATATTGGACGAATTTTTACAATTTTTAGTTCAAATTCTACGATATGGGGAAGAGTTCTTTATGCCAGGGATGCTATTTTTGTGTTGTTCAAAAAGTTTTATGGACTTGGAAGAATGGGCTATTATTATAGCCAAGGAACTTTCCAAACTGGGGTATATCATACGAGATTTGTTCATAATGATTTCTTGCAGATTGCGTTAGATTATGGTGTTATTGCACTGATACTATTATTACTTTTTATAGGATGGCAAGTGTTTTACGGAAAACAAAATCGAAATGATAAAGAGATTCTTCTGTTGATATGTTTTTCATCGTTAGTTGATTTTCACTGTCAATATCTTTCGATTATAATGATTGCAGTTCTGTTTTTAGATTATGGCGAATGTATCAAAGTAAAGAAAAAGGAGCTTCGTGAGAACTATATTATTTTGCCAGCACTTCTGATACTATTTGTTTATATTGGAATTGCTACAGGGTGCAGCAAAATAGGAAATCAAGATTTTGCCTTAGCAATGCTTCCAGATTATACATATGCTCAGGAGAAAAAAATGCTTTTTTTTTTCAAGCAGAAGACGGCATACGAGATAGCATCAAAAGTAATCGACAAAAATCCATATAATATAACTGCTTTTATCACTAGAGGTTCCTTTTGTGCATCACAAATTCGTATTGAAGAATGTATTGATGATTTGAACCAAATGCTTGAGTTAGATCCATATAATGTAGAATATTATAAACAATATGAGCAATTGCTGCAAAATCTCATACTGCAACTGAATAGAATTTCATCTGTAGCAGAAAAACAGGAAATGTATGAATATTATATGGCTCTTCTGCAAGAAAGAATAGATTCTCTGCCAGCGCAATTAGCTTCTTTGCAGGAAAGAACTAGTTGTATTGCATATAAAATAAAAGATAAACCCGTATTTCTTTATAAATAG
- a CDS encoding class B sortase: MKKRLKKSNKAIYIVSIIGAMLLICLVLVFLKYKQYKEEINENILEMDTLVKQVTIDTKSEDEKGTESEVANEEPCLMHDFDTLKQMNGDVYAWITIPETKVDYPILQSTTDDKYLNTNIDGSSGYPGCIYSNICNSKEFDDYITVLYGHNMKSGEMFGSLHNFDDANFFQAFDKYTVETEKNRFIYSIYAVVNYNDKLIPAYFDVKSSTGRDAFIESLEECRENNITHFNDEIEIAGEDKVLVLSVCISGQENRRYLVVSKLEEVISYSKE; encoded by the coding sequence ATGAAAAAAAGACTGAAAAAAAGTAATAAGGCTATTTACATAGTGAGTATAATTGGTGCTATGTTGCTGATATGTTTGGTGTTGGTTTTTTTGAAATACAAACAATATAAAGAAGAAATAAATGAAAATATACTTGAAATGGATACTTTGGTAAAACAGGTGACTATTGATACAAAATCTGAAGATGAAAAAGGAACAGAGTCTGAAGTAGCAAACGAAGAGCCATGTCTTATGCATGATTTTGATACTTTAAAACAAATGAATGGGGATGTCTATGCGTGGATTACAATACCGGAAACAAAAGTGGATTATCCTATTCTGCAATCTACTACGGATGATAAGTATTTAAATACTAATATCGATGGTTCCTCGGGATATCCGGGCTGCATCTATTCAAATATATGTAACAGTAAAGAATTTGATGATTATATTACAGTTTTGTATGGACATAATATGAAGTCTGGAGAAATGTTTGGCAGTTTACATAATTTTGATGATGCAAATTTTTTTCAAGCATTTGATAAATATACCGTAGAGACAGAGAAAAATCGATTTATTTATAGTATATATGCTGTGGTCAATTATAATGATAAACTGATACCGGCATATTTTGATGTAAAAAGTTCGACGGGTAGGGACGCTTTTATTGAATCACTAGAAGAGTGTCGTGAAAATAATATTACGCATTTTAATGATGAGATAGAGATAGCAGGGGAGGATAAAGTATTAGTATTGTCTGTGTGTATCAGCGGTCAGGAAAATAGGAGATATTTAGTTGTTTCAAAGTTAGAAGAGGTAATATCTTATTCAAAAGAATAA
- a CDS encoding alpha/beta-type small acid-soluble spore protein, whose amino-acid sequence MSNSSNKAVVPEAKSALNRFKFEVANEIGVPLKDGYNGDLTSKQNGSVGGYMVKKMIEAQERQMSGK is encoded by the coding sequence ATGTCTAATTCATCTAACAAGGCAGTAGTGCCTGAAGCAAAAAGTGCGTTAAACAGGTTCAAGTTTGAGGTAGCTAATGAGATTGGTGTTCCTTTGAAGGACGGTTATAACGGAGATTTAACCTCTAAGCAGAATGGTTCTGTTGGTGGTTATATGGTGAAGAAAATGATCGAAGCCCAGGAAAGACAGATGTCCGGTAAATAG